In the Dermacentor albipictus isolate Rhodes 1998 colony unplaced genomic scaffold, USDA_Dalb.pri_finalv2 scaffold_19, whole genome shotgun sequence genome, one interval contains:
- the LOC139052188 gene encoding THAP domain-containing protein 1-like, translated as MANGDIDAVERERCLCDLQHKDYKSRGVCEAAWRRVAAELGAAVSDVRARWKNLRDTFRRVLKGRNEAKSGAAADDSLDEDKQWMFFVVLLFLKDSMIGRPLPLENPALLHKWLEAMGQPDFKPSSHHLLCSTHFKPADFRSSLRKRLLLEGAVPSQFEHPSATETTHDVPLSSSRAVLAKQPFPTSTDHSPKLSSSAPATAFSTLDHECCSRDCLETKVKRLGDMLTTARKKIKALGMRTARVKEKNESLQGIIANMKERNILSDEAERKLKEFGNLPL; from the exons ATGGCGAACGGGGACATAGATGCTGTTGAGCGAGAGCGCTGCCTGTGTGATTTGCAGCATAAAGACTACAAGTCCCGTGGCGTATGCGAGGCAGCGTGGCGGCGTGTAGCAGCGGAACTCGGAGCGGCCG TTTCTGACGTGAGAGCCCGGTGGAAAAACTTGCGGGACACTTTCCGCCGTGTCCTCAAAGGTCGCAACGAGGCAAAGAGCGGCGCGGCCGCAGACGACAGCCTCGACGAGGACAAACAGTGGATGTTTTTCGTGGTGCTCCTTTTTCTCAAGGACAGCATGATAGGAAGACC GCTCCCTCTAGAAAACCCAGCTCTCTTGCACAAGTGGCTTGAAGCAATGGGACAACCAGATTTCAAACCTTCAAGTCACCACCTGCTGTGCTCCACACACTTCAAGCCAGCTGACTTCAGGAGCAGCCTGCGTAAACGCCTGCTGCTTGAAGGCGCTGTTCCATCGCAGTTTGAACATCCAAGCGCCACTGAAACCACACAT GATGTGCCACTGTCCAGCAGTCGTGCAGTCCTGGCCAAGCAACCGTTCCCAACAAGCACTGACCATTCACCAAAGCTATCAAGCAGTGCTCCAGCTACAGCATTCAGCACTTTGGACCATGAGTGCTGCTCGCGCGATTGTCTGGAAACCAAAGTGAAGAGGTTGGGAGACATGCTGACAACCGCTAGAAAAAAGATAAAGGCACTTGGAATGAGGACAGCTCGAGTCAAAGAGAAAAATGAGAGCCTGCAGGGTATCATAGCAAACATGAAAGAAAGGAACATTCTCTCAGATGAAGCAGAAAGGAAACTGAAAGAATTTGGAAACCTGCCGTTATAA